The genomic interval TAGGCCGCCGTCAAGCTGATCGCCATCGTGACGATGGTTACCAGGAAGGCCACCAGCGCGCTGTTGAACAGCCAGCGCGGCAGGTTGCCGGCACTGAGCGTGATGCGAAAGGCCGACAGGGTCCAGGTCTGGGGCAGCCAGTGGAAGGTGGCGGACACGGTTTCGTGTTCGGGGCGCAGCGCGGTGGACGCCGCCCACAGCAGCGGGAACAGCCACAGCGCGGCCAGGATGACGGCGCTGGCGACCGCGACAACCGTCCACCCAAGTTGCGACCCGCCTTTCATACGTCCTTGCATGGCAGCTTTCATGCCGCCCTCCGTCCGATCGAGCGCGCCAGCAGCGACAGCGCGATGACGACCACCATGAAGGCCATCGCCACCGCCGCCGCGTAGCCGGCGTCGCTTTGGGTGAATGCCGTCTCGTACATGTAGTGCAGGGTGACGCGGCTCGTGTTGTAGGGCCCGCCGCTGGTGAGGATATAGGTCTGGCCGAAGACCTTGAGCGAGGCGATCAGCTGGATCAGCAGCGCCGTGCCCATCACGGGCTTCAGCGCCGGCCAGGTAATGGCCCGAAACAGCGTGAAGCCGCGCGCGCCGTCGAGTGCAGCAGCCTCGTAGAGCTCCGCGGGGATATTGCGCAGGCCCGCCAGCAGCATCAGCATGTTGAAGCCGACCGTCCACCACACGGTGCCGATCGCCACCGAGGGCAAGGCCCAGTGCACGTCGGCCAGCCAGGCGCGCTGGCCGCCGACCAGGTAGTTGATGACGCCCGACGACGG from Massilia sp. Se16.2.3 carries:
- a CDS encoding carbohydrate ABC transporter permease yields the protein MSPAAHVTAVPQANRPEPAPAVRHARRARGENLPAWLLLAPFLLAFLLFFFGPALQTFYLSLTESSLTRTSGFVGLANYATLVQDPSFWASLGNTFYFALLTVIPLTALGLVMALLVHRFVRFQSWLQGAFFLPYVLPISVMTLIADWMLQPSSGVINYLVGGQRAWLADVHWALPSVAIGTVWWTVGFNMLMLLAGLRNIPAELYEAAALDGARGFTLFRAITWPALKPVMGTALLIQLIASLKVFGQTYILTSGGPYNTSRVTLHYMYETAFTQSDAGYAAAVAMAFMVVVIALSLLARSIGRRAA